The sequence ACGGGCACCGTCCGCGGCTCGCTCGCCACCACCGCCTGCATGGAGACACTCCAGGTCGGCTATCTGCACGCCGTCGCCGCCGCGGCGGGCTGCTCGCTGTCCCAGCCCTTCCCGGACAACGGCATCGACTGGCACGTCAGCCACAGCGCGCCCGGCCACACCGTCGACGACGAGGTCACCATCAAGGTCCAGCTGAAGGCCACGTACCAGATACCGCCCCACCCCCCGGGCCGTACCTTCTCCTTCACCCTCGACAACGACCACCTGCGCAAGCTCGCCCGCACACCCGTCTCGGTGCACAAGATCCTCGTCGTGATGCTGGTACCGCGCGCCCAGGACGACTGGCTGCGCGCCGGCCACGACCGGCTCGACCTGAGGCACTGCTGCTACTGGGTCAACCTGGCCGGCCACCCGCTCACCGGCCGGACCCGGACCACCGTGCGGATACCGACCACACGCATCTTCGACGACCGGGCGCTGTGCGAGATCATGACCCGCGTCGGGACGGGAGGCAGACCATGAGGATCCGTCCCCACGAGGAGCCGGTGCCGCCGCGGCCGCACCCCGACCCCCTCCCGTGGCACCGCCCGCCGAACCCCGCCGACGTCGACCCCGCCGTCCTCGCCGCCCTGCTGCGCCGGCACGGCTGGCAGCGCCGCGGCGGGGCCGCCGGACGCTACGGCCGCTGGACCCCGCCCGCGCCGGGCGGCGCCGGCACCAGCCTGCTCGTCCCCGAGAGCCGCGCCTGGCCCGACAGCGACGATCTCCTCGCCGAGGCCCTGGACGCCCTCACCCGCGCCGATACCCCCGCCGCCCGCGAGGTGCTGATCGGCCTCGCCGTACCCAGCGACGAGATCCGCTGGTGGCGCGACATCCCGAGCGGCCCGGCCGGCGCCGCCTCCTGGGGCCACGAGGAGCAACTGCGCGACGCCGGACGCCAGTTGCTGCTCGCCGCCGCCCTCGCCACCCGCGCCCGGGCCGGCTACCACGGCGCCCGCCACCGCCGCGCCGCAACCGCCCTCCTCGACGACGTCCTCGTCGGCCCCGCCGCCGACGACGGCCGGCTGACCGCTTTCGCGCCCGTGGCCGTCGCCCGCCCCCTCGCCGTCCGCCTCCACCAGGCCCTGTACGCCGCCCGCGAGGCCATCGACTACCGGCGCGCCACCGGCGGCATGGACGCCTTCGACGGCGCCGTCGAAGCAGGCGTCAGCCGCGAGCTGACCGAGGCGATCGGCGCGCTGGTGCGGGGCACCGAGGGCGCCGGGGTCGCCGTCGCCTGGGCACCCGCCGCCGGCGTCCCCGAGGGCTGCGCCCCGGGCGCCGAACCCGTCGAGTTCTCCCCGGGCGACCTGCCCGCGCTGCGCGAGGCCGCGGCCCGCTATCTGCACGAGGAACCCTCCGTGCCCGTACGGATCACCGGCGCGGTGGTCCGCCTGCGCCGCTCGGGCCCGTGCGGCGAGGGCACCGTACGGCTGCGCGTCCTCGCGGGCGCCGAGGTGCCGCACGTCCGCGTCACCCTGGACGAGGAGGACTACCGCATCGCGGGCCACGCCCACCTCGTCGGCCTCCCGGTGCGGGTGCACGGCCGGCTGGAGCGGCGCGGCGGCTTCCGCAGGCTCACCGGCGCCTCCGGGGTCGTACCCGTGCAGGTGGACGACGCCGAGCGGGACCGGCTGATGAAGTCCCTCCAGGAGAACCTGGACTTCTTCGAGGAGGCCTGCGGGGAGGCGTGAGCGGCCGGGGACCGACCGTAACCGTTTCGCGGTCGGTGCCCCCGGGTCGGTACGATCGCCTGTGCGCGCGCTCCTGGTATGGCGCCGCACCCACCTTCAGTCAGGAGAGACCGGTGTCAGACGTCCGTGTGATCATCCAACGCGATTCCGAGCGGGAAGAACGCGTGGTGACGACGGGCACTACGGCCGCCGACCTCTTCGCGGGCGAGCGCTCGATCATCGCCGCGCGCGTGGCCGGCGAGCTGAAGGACCTCGCGTACGAACTGTCCGACGGCGACGAGGTCGAGGCCGTCGAGATCACCTCCGAGGACGGCCTGAACATCCTGCGCCACTCCACCGCGCACGTCATGGCGCAGGCCGTGCAGGAGCTGTTCCCCGAGGCCAAGCTGGGCATCGGCCCGCCGGTCAAGGACGGCTTCTACTACGACTTCGACGTCGAGAAGCCGTTCACGCCCGAGGATCTCAAGGCCATCGAGAAGAAGATGCAGGAGATCCAGAAGCGCGGGCAGAAGTTCGCCCGTCGCGTCGTCACCGACGAGGCCGCCCGCGAGGAGCTGGCCGACGAGCCGTACAAGCTGGAGCTGATCGGCCTCAAGGGCGCCGCGTCGCACGACGACGGCGCGGACGTCGAGGTCGGTGCCGGCGAGCTGACGATCTACGACAACCTGGACGCCAAGACCGGCGAGCTGTGCTGGAAGGACCTGTGCCGGGGTCCCCACCTGCCCTCCACCCGCCTCATCCCGGCGTTCAAGCTGATGCGCAACGCGTCGGCGTACTGGCGCGGTAGTGAGAAGAACAAGCAGCTCCAGCGCATCTACGGCACCGCCTGGCCGTCCAAGGACGAGCTGAAGGCGTACCTGGAGTTCCTCGCCGAGGCCGAGAAGCGCGACCACCGCAAGCTCGGCGCCGAGCTGGACCTCTTCTCCGTCCCCGAGCAGATCGGCTCCGGCCTCGCCGTCTTCCACCCCAAGGGCGGCATCATCCGCCGCACCATGGAGGACTACTCGCGGCGCCGCCACGAGGAGGAGGGCTACGAGTTCGTCTACACCCCGCACGCGACGAAGGGGAAGCTCTTCGAGACCTCGGGCCACCTGGACTGGTACGCCGACGGCATGTACCCGCCCATGCAGCTCGACGAGGGCGTGGACTACTACCTCAAGCCCATGAACTGCCCGATGCACAACCTGATCTTCGACGCGCGCGGCCGCTCCTACCGCGAACTGCCGCTGCGCCTCTTCGAGTTCGGGACCGTGTACCGGTACGAGAAGTCGGGTGTCGTGCACGGCCTCACCCGCGCCCGGGGCTTCACGCAGGACGACGCGCACATCTACTGCACCCGTGAGCAGATGTCCGAGGAGCTGGACAGGACGCTCACCTTCGTCCTCGGCCTGCTGCGGGACTACGGTCTGACCGACTTCTACCTGGAGCTGTCCACCAAGGACCCGGAGAAGTTCGTCGGCTCCGACGAGGCGTGGGAGGAGGCGACCGAGACCCTGCGCCAGGTCGCCGAGAAACAGGGCCTGCCCCTGGTCCCGGACCCGGGCGGCGCCGCGTTCTACGGCCCGAAGATCTCGGTCCAGGCGCGTGACGCCATCGGCCGCACCTGGCAGATGTCGACCATCCAGCTCGACTTCAACCTGCCCGAGCGGTTCAACCTGGAGTTCACCGGCTCCGACGGCACCAAGCAGCGCCCGGTCATGATCCACCGCGCGCTGTTCGGCTCCATCGAGCGCTTCTTCGCGGTGCTCCTGGAGCACTACGCGGGCGCGTTCCCGGCGTGGCTGGCTCCGGTGCAGGCGCTCGGCATCCCGATCGGCGACGGCCATGTCGAGTACCTGGAGAAGTTCGCCGCGGCGGCCCGCAAGCAGGGCCTGCGCATCGAGGTGGACTCCTCCTCGGACCGCATGCAGAAGAAGATCCGCAACGCGCAGAAGCAGAAGGTGCCCTTCATGGTCATCGCGGGCGACGAGGACATGTCGAACGGCTCGGTGTCCTTCCGTTACCGCGACGGCTCCCAGGAGAACGGCATCCCGGTCGACGAGGCCATCGCCAAGATCGCCAAGATCGTGGCGGAGCGGGCCCAGGTCTGACCCTGGCCGAGAAGGGCCCCCGGCGGACTCCGGTCCCCGGGGGCCCTGGCCTGTACGGGGGCCTTACGCCATATGCTGCACAGCATGACGAGTGAGCCGGAGCAGCAGATCGGCGTGGGGACGCAGGACGCGTTCCAGCGCCTGTGGACGCCTCATCGGATGGCCTACATCCAGGGCGAGAACAAGCCGAGCGGCCCGGAGGCCGGAGACGGCTGTCCCTTCTGCTCGATCCCGGCCAAGCCGGATGAGGACGGCCTGATCGTCAAGCGCGGCGAGCAGGTGTACGCGGTGCTCAACCTGTACCCGTACAACGGCGGTCACCTCATGGTCGTGCCCTACCGCCATATCGCCGACTACACGGACCTGACCGGGTCGGAGACCGCCGAACTTGCGGAGCTGACCAAACAGGCCATGACGGCGCTGCGCACGGCGTCGGGAGCACACGGCTTCAACATCGGCATGAACCAGGGTGGTGTGGCCGGCGCCGGAATCGCCGCCCATCTGCACCAGCACGTCGTGCCGCGCTGGGGCGGGGACACCAACTTCCTGCCTGTGATCAGCCACACCAAGGTCCTCCCGCAGCTCCTCGCCGACACCCGCAAGATGCTGGCGGACGCCTGGCCCGCGTAGACCGGTACGTAGCGCAGAAGAGGGCGCCCCCCGCTCGGGGAGGCGCCCTCTTCGGGTTCCGGACGGCTCACGCGTCGTACAGGTCCGCCTTCCGCGGCGACGGGTCCTGGATCATCCCGCTGAGCACCGAGGAGCGGTTGCCGAACTTCTCCGTGTCGACGCCGTGGTCCTTGAGGACCTTGATCGCGGCCGAGTGCACGACCCGCAGCACCGGGGTGGCCGCGCGCAGCGCGTCGTCGGCCATGAAGCGGTGCTTCCACGGCTGGTCGGCCCAGGCGTGCCGCAGGCCGAACGGCTCGGGCAGGCCCAGCGAG is a genomic window of Streptomyces sp. WP-1 containing:
- a CDS encoding DUF4365 domain-containing protein; this encodes MATLQPERGGLLPERTGTVRGSLATTACMETLQVGYLHAVAAAAGCSLSQPFPDNGIDWHVSHSAPGHTVDDEVTIKVQLKATYQIPPHPPGRTFSFTLDNDHLRKLARTPVSVHKILVVMLVPRAQDDWLRAGHDRLDLRHCCYWVNLAGHPLTGRTRTTVRIPTTRIFDDRALCEIMTRVGTGGRP
- the thrS gene encoding threonine--tRNA ligase, whose translation is MSDVRVIIQRDSEREERVVTTGTTAADLFAGERSIIAARVAGELKDLAYELSDGDEVEAVEITSEDGLNILRHSTAHVMAQAVQELFPEAKLGIGPPVKDGFYYDFDVEKPFTPEDLKAIEKKMQEIQKRGQKFARRVVTDEAAREELADEPYKLELIGLKGAASHDDGADVEVGAGELTIYDNLDAKTGELCWKDLCRGPHLPSTRLIPAFKLMRNASAYWRGSEKNKQLQRIYGTAWPSKDELKAYLEFLAEAEKRDHRKLGAELDLFSVPEQIGSGLAVFHPKGGIIRRTMEDYSRRRHEEEGYEFVYTPHATKGKLFETSGHLDWYADGMYPPMQLDEGVDYYLKPMNCPMHNLIFDARGRSYRELPLRLFEFGTVYRYEKSGVVHGLTRARGFTQDDAHIYCTREQMSEELDRTLTFVLGLLRDYGLTDFYLELSTKDPEKFVGSDEAWEEATETLRQVAEKQGLPLVPDPGGAAFYGPKISVQARDAIGRTWQMSTIQLDFNLPERFNLEFTGSDGTKQRPVMIHRALFGSIERFFAVLLEHYAGAFPAWLAPVQALGIPIGDGHVEYLEKFAAAARKQGLRIEVDSSSDRMQKKIRNAQKQKVPFMVIAGDEDMSNGSVSFRYRDGSQENGIPVDEAIAKIAKIVAERAQV
- a CDS encoding HIT domain-containing protein, which translates into the protein MLHSMTSEPEQQIGVGTQDAFQRLWTPHRMAYIQGENKPSGPEAGDGCPFCSIPAKPDEDGLIVKRGEQVYAVLNLYPYNGGHLMVVPYRHIADYTDLTGSETAELAELTKQAMTALRTASGAHGFNIGMNQGGVAGAGIAAHLHQHVVPRWGGDTNFLPVISHTKVLPQLLADTRKMLADAWPA